From a region of the Zingiber officinale cultivar Zhangliang chromosome 4B, Zo_v1.1, whole genome shotgun sequence genome:
- the LOC121975647 gene encoding uncharacterized protein LOC121975647 isoform X2: MRFQRLNSLDVILLSNGRKPSLNASKESGARAGAADDHGFPNCSHQEPKLLRVKPSSVSDFQSPNRDHFLVSSSEPDAVNRTSPENVLFQWGHRKRSRGLRAEGRTTVAAVAAADEGDEPPSHSRQVARLQRRSSADTATPAALPPPGGPYATRTWLSCAPVRGPTASLANRSVEERSEGRARPEKRRSLEKYPKPSFPAAGSEAADGSMNPDPKQPPDLKPKERINLDHFEWPRIHLSLSRKEKEDDFMAMKGTKLPQRPKKRAKNIDRTLQYCYPGMWLTDLTRARYEVREKKCTRKKKKRRRGLKGMESMDSDSE; the protein is encoded by the exons ATGAG ATTCCAGAGATTGAATAGCCTAGATGTTATCCTCCTCAGCAATGGCAGAAAGCCCAGCTTGAATGCCTCCAAGGAATCCGGCGCCCGAGCCGGAGCTGCCGACGACCACGGATTTCCAAACTGCTCCCATCAGGAACCCAAATTACTTAGGGTGAAACCCAGCTCCGTATCGGACTTCCAGTCCCCCAACCGAGATCACTTCCTCGTCTCCTCCTCGGAACCCGACGCCGTCAACAGAACGAGCCCGGAAAATGTCCTCTTCCAGTGGGGGCACAGGAAGCGGTCGCGAGGGCTGAGGGCCGAAGGTCGCACGACGGTGGCCGCAGTGGCGGCAGCAGATGAAGGCGACGAGCCCCCGTCCCATTCGAGACAGGTAGCCAGACTCCAGCGGCGGTCCTCGGCGGACACGGCCACGCCTGCAGCCTTGCCTCCACCCGGCGGGCCGTACGCCACCCGAACGTGGCTGTCGTGCGCCCCAGTCCGCGGTCCCACGGCCTCTCTCGCCAATAG GAGCGTCGAAGAGCGATCGGAGGGCCGAGCACGACCCGAGAAGCGCCGCTCGCTGGAGAAGTACCCAAAACCCTCCTTCCCCGCCGCCGGCAGCGAGGCAGCTGATGGGTCCATGAATCCAGACCCAAAGCAGCCGCCCGATCTGAAGCCAAAGGAGAGAATCAATCTGGATCATTTCGAGTGGCCCAGGATCCATCTCTCCCTCTCGAGAAAGGAGAAAGAGGATGATTTCATGGCTATGAAGGGCACCAAGCTCCCCCAACGCCCTAAGAAGAGGGCCAAGAACATTGACAGGAccttgcag TACTGTTATCCAGGTATGTGGCTGACAGATTTGACAAGGGCAAGGTATGAAGTGAGGGAGAAGAAATGCACGAGGAAG AAGAAAAAGAGACGAAGAGGGTTGAAGGGAATGGAGAGTATGGACTCGGATTCAGAGTGA
- the LOC121975647 gene encoding uncharacterized protein LOC121975647 isoform X1 — protein sequence MRFQRLNSLDVILLSNGRKPSLNASKESGARAGAADDHGFPNCSHQEPKLLRVKPSSVSDFQSPNRDHFLVSSSEPDAVNRTSPENVLFQWGHRKRSRGLRAEGRTTVAAVAAADEGDEPPSHSRQVARLQRRSSADTATPAALPPPGGPYATRTWLSCAPVRGPTASLANRSVEERSEGRARPEKRRSLEKYPKPSFPAAGSEAADGSMNPDPKQPPDLKPKERINLDHFEWPRIHLSLSRKEKEDDFMAMKGTKLPQRPKKRAKNIDRTLQYCYPGMWLTDLTRARYEVREKKCTRKHVFVGLFEWVHVCYVPLKKKRRRGLKGMESMDSDSE from the exons ATGAG ATTCCAGAGATTGAATAGCCTAGATGTTATCCTCCTCAGCAATGGCAGAAAGCCCAGCTTGAATGCCTCCAAGGAATCCGGCGCCCGAGCCGGAGCTGCCGACGACCACGGATTTCCAAACTGCTCCCATCAGGAACCCAAATTACTTAGGGTGAAACCCAGCTCCGTATCGGACTTCCAGTCCCCCAACCGAGATCACTTCCTCGTCTCCTCCTCGGAACCCGACGCCGTCAACAGAACGAGCCCGGAAAATGTCCTCTTCCAGTGGGGGCACAGGAAGCGGTCGCGAGGGCTGAGGGCCGAAGGTCGCACGACGGTGGCCGCAGTGGCGGCAGCAGATGAAGGCGACGAGCCCCCGTCCCATTCGAGACAGGTAGCCAGACTCCAGCGGCGGTCCTCGGCGGACACGGCCACGCCTGCAGCCTTGCCTCCACCCGGCGGGCCGTACGCCACCCGAACGTGGCTGTCGTGCGCCCCAGTCCGCGGTCCCACGGCCTCTCTCGCCAATAG GAGCGTCGAAGAGCGATCGGAGGGCCGAGCACGACCCGAGAAGCGCCGCTCGCTGGAGAAGTACCCAAAACCCTCCTTCCCCGCCGCCGGCAGCGAGGCAGCTGATGGGTCCATGAATCCAGACCCAAAGCAGCCGCCCGATCTGAAGCCAAAGGAGAGAATCAATCTGGATCATTTCGAGTGGCCCAGGATCCATCTCTCCCTCTCGAGAAAGGAGAAAGAGGATGATTTCATGGCTATGAAGGGCACCAAGCTCCCCCAACGCCCTAAGAAGAGGGCCAAGAACATTGACAGGAccttgcag TACTGTTATCCAGGTATGTGGCTGACAGATTTGACAAGGGCAAGGTATGAAGTGAGGGAGAAGAAATGCACGAGGAAG CATGTCTTTGTTGGCCTTTTCGAGTGGGTCCACGTATGTTATGTTCCATTG AAGAAAAAGAGACGAAGAGGGTTGAAGGGAATGGAGAGTATGGACTCGGATTCAGAGTGA